The Haloferax volcanii DS2 DNA segment CGCCTGCTTTTGACGCCCGTCGTCTTCGTGGCCGTCTCGCTGGTGGTCGGATTCTCGCTTTCGACCGCGCTCGGCGGCCTCGCCGGGTCGAGCCGCCTCGCGTCGCTCGTCGTCTCGCTCGTCTCGGTCGGCGCGAGCGGTCTCGCCGCGTTCGTCGTCGCGCGGTACGTCGATAGGCGGACCGTCGCGGACCTCGGACTCGGACTCGACCGCGAGTGGGCGGTCGACCTCGGGTTCGGCCTCGCGCTCGGAACGGGCCTGATGACCGCCGTCTTCGTCGTCGGCGTCGCGGCCGGTTGGATTGCGGTCTCTCCCGCCCCGCTCGGCGTCGACCGACTGCTCGGCGTCGGGTCGCTTCTGGCGTTCTTCGTCGTCGTCGGCATCGCGGAGGAACTCCTGCTTCGGGGAATCGTCCTCACCGACGTCGCCGAGGGCCTCCGCTGGCGGTTCGGCCCGGACGCGGCGGTCGCCGGCGGCCTCGCCGTCTCCTCGGCGGTGTTCGGCGTCGCCCACTACACGAACCCGAACGCGGGGTTCGCCAGCACGACGAGCATCACGCTCGCGGGCGTCATGCTCGGCCTCGGCTACGCGCTCACCGGCGACCTCGCCATCCCGACGGGCATCCACATCTCGTGGAACTTCGTGCAGGGCGGCGTCTTCGGCTTCGCGGTCAGCGGCCTCGACTTCGGCACGTCGCTCGTCGAGACGACCGAGCGCGGCCCCGACGTGATTACCGGCGGCGCGTTCGGCCCGGAGGCCGGTCTGCTCGGCGTCGGCGCAATCGTCCTCGGCGCGGTCTGCATCGCGGCGTACGTCCGGGTGCGCCGCGGCGACCTCGGGTTCGAGCCGTCGGTCACGGTGCCGGACCTGCGCTGGAAGGAATAACGGGCGCGACGGGCG contains these protein-coding regions:
- a CDS encoding CPBP family intramembrane glutamic endopeptidase yields the protein MPEAAEPPFVSPRRLLWNDAERRPRAPFRLLLTPVVFVAVSLVVGFSLSTALGGLAGSSRLASLVVSLVSVGASGLAAFVVARYVDRRTVADLGLGLDREWAVDLGFGLALGTGLMTAVFVVGVAAGWIAVSPAPLGVDRLLGVGSLLAFFVVVGIAEELLLRGIVLTDVAEGLRWRFGPDAAVAGGLAVSSAVFGVAHYTNPNAGFASTTSITLAGVMLGLGYALTGDLAIPTGIHISWNFVQGGVFGFAVSGLDFGTSLVETTERGPDVITGGAFGPEAGLLGVGAIVLGAVCIAAYVRVRRGDLGFEPSVTVPDLRWKE